CAACTTGATCGGATGGTGCGTAGTATTTATGGTTCAATTGCAACATTTAGTAGACAGCATAAGACCCTTATGATAATGCTTACATGGGATTATTAGAATTTGTCACTCCTCTCGCCCTTTTActtgaatgaaaataaaagaacacaCGCTCTTGCTTGATCTATATCCAAGTTGAGCTCAGGTATTAACTCTACTTGAGTCCAACCTGCAAAAGTGATGATACAGCAAGGTTAGCTCAGGCTCGAGCATGTCAAGCACTTTAACGACCGATCGAGTTATAAAAGCTTGATAAATCAATCTTATTTAAGCTCGAATCAAGTATAAAGTAATAATCATTGAACTTCTCGGGTTTTTTAAGCTTGTATGTAATTTTTTTACGAGACTTGTCTCTGTCGCACCTCTCAATAAGGGTGTAGAATAATATATAAAGATCTGCCTTTCATTAATGTGGGGTATAATGTAAATTTCATTATTTCTGGATGTGtcattaattttatatattagaATAGATTTACACCATGATTTCCCGTTTAATAAAAGGAGGCAATACATTCGGTAGGACTTAGGATCAGGCATTACATGGCTGTTTAAAGTTTTACATGAGAAGTAAAACgtcaatttcaatattttgtaTCGAACGTCGATTTACCAGTCCGGTCTAAGAAAGTCGCCTGTGTAAATCCAACTCTATGGGCATATATTTGTGACCAAGCCAAGttagaaaaatataatgttTGATATTGGGGGTATTTCACAAGTTTAGAATACTTAAgcttcatttattaaaaaaacgaaTGATACAAACAACATTTCCTAAAattatcacttgaaataatcaatcaatggaatttatatctaaatatttgcATGGATTATGATAATATCTatctttcattcatttttataagcaatacaagtagtaattttctagaaaatatttttcaaatcatttatttttgggtttaattcactagaaatcctaaaatttgttaagaaAGTTTAATAGATTCCTAAAACTTgctgaaaatgcaattaaatcctaaaacttgtcaaattattacaATCAAATCCTTGTATTAACATCATCAATTTGTTTAACAGAATATGCTGATGtagcatttttttaattaatctctctctcctacttggcattttttattattttcttttttacatcttatttaaattagattgaaaatataaaaataaaagataaaattttatttaaaaaaacaaaattggaagaaaagacaaaatagagagagagagagagagagagagagagagagagagagagagtgacagAAGGGCAAGTTAGGGCCAAGTCAATAAGCATTGCCACTACTACCACCCATTGTCGGATAGGTCGGCGATCATCACTAGCTGGTGCTCAGGCTTGGGCGCTCAAATCTAGGTGACATCAGCTCTCACCCAGGCCTAAAGAGTGTTGTTGACTCTCGCTCAGGGCTGGCGAGGCTCATCAGCCCCAAGCGATAAGTAGCGTCACCCAAATCTACGTGGGTATCTAAATCAAGGCCTTGCGGGCTATCTCAAGGGGCTGACAAGGCCTCGTCTAGGGCGCGCGATGGTCATTAGCCCTAAATGAGGGCCAGTGTCACCTAGACCTAAGTGTCCTCACACAATCTTCGGGAGGGTTGCTAACCCTCACTTGGGGCTGACGAGACCTCACCTGGGGCCAACCACCCTCACCCAAGGCTGACAAGCTCCGCTGGCCCTTCCAACCATGGGTGGCAATGATGATAGCGCCCACCAGCATGGCCCTACCCtgctcttctcttctcttctctttttttctttcttttagtgATAAATATCACATTTTGACCTTCAAGTGTTACTTACTGAGTCATGGTAGCTCATCTATTCTTCTTATCATGTTTTTTAGGATTCTCAATTAGTGGTCATTAGAGCAAAAGTGTTATCGCGGGAACTTTTGAGAGCTGGATATTTGGATATAGTTTAAGGCTGCATCATTTGAAGAAAGGATGACTGTGTCGTTCCCTCATCTCCATAGGACTTGGGTTGTGACAGAATATATTAGAAACCATGACCATCAAGAAATTTGAGAGAGTTAAAAAGGGAATGATATTCTTGAAAGATGGCTGTGATTTCTTgaccttgagatttttctttctatagCTCGTACGAAGCACAGGCGCTGCGGGACTCTTCCTTCCTATCCTTTATCCCCCCAAGTGGCCCATGCGCGGATGTGTAATGACATATCTCCTACCCTTCACTAGTCATCAACCGGCGGTTTGTTTGGAATTTAGTGAGTGCAATCTTTCTTATGAATCCTAAATTTTGCAGCGGTGCGATCATACAAACGTGAACcttttctttatgaaatccaATTAGTGGAAAGGTAGATAAACGAACATTGTCATACGATAAAGAAGTGACTACAATTACTTTTAACATCCAAGATGATTATGCAACTTtcggcaaaagaaaaggagttaAAATTCAAGgagtttttcatcttttatatgtggaaggaaaaacaaaaggcaagTCGTACAAAGTTGAAATTGCTAATCAAATGGTCCCGAGAGAAAAATATGTTGGCGTAGGCACAATATGTGGAAGAAAGGCAACGTTAGTGACTCTTTTGGTATTAtgttcgtactttgaaaaggaTTTATTTCATGGCAGAGAATGCTTGCTTGGATTTTTCTCTATCGTAGAAATCTTGTTGTTGCTGTTACCTTCTCGCTTAACTCACGAgcacttctccttcttcttttggagcTTTGCATGCCCCCACTCATGGCGTGGTGCAAGCGTTGGATGCAAAAGAACTTTACTCTCGAAAAGGACTACATTAAGGATGTGACTCACTTGTTTAGCAAAAACTCGTGTCTATCTCTTTTAAATGTCGGGTAGTGTGTGTGAGAGAAAGGCTATTTAGACGATTTTAGCATATTCTTTTAATGTGGCATCATCTCTAGAAGTCACATCAAATACAAAtatgaataattaattattatttactaAAGGTTGTGATCAGATCAACTATTTCATTCCCGATCTGACCCAAGACTTTAGACCGatctaaatttataaatttttagtagttgattgaataaaaaaattaacaaatactCATCTAGTAGTCATCTGGGTGAGGGCCATGACCAGTGAGGGCGGCCCTTGCTTGGTCAACCGGCGACCCTCACCggatttcattaaaaaaaagaagaaaaaatataaaaaattcaaaaaattcaaaagaataataaaaatttaaaatttaaaaaattaaaaatgaccgTAAGCTTGTTAGGTAACTCATTTATAACCCATTAAATTGTTAAGTGACTCATTAAGTTGTTAGGTAACTTATTCATGACCTACTTaagcttatttttaaaatttaaggcaacccatttatgaccaaCACCATTAAATATATGTGTTcaagacccattttgccacctctaggtGGGACTGTTCCTTCCTATCCTTATCCTCTTGAGTGGCCAATGCTTGAATGTGTAATGATATATCTCCTACCCCTCACTAGTCATGGAACGGTGCATTGCTTGGAATTCAATAGTATATTTCTAATGAATCTTAAATTCTGTAACGAGGCGATCATACAATTGTGAATCCTTCCTTTATCATACCCAAATAGTGGAAAGGAAGATAAACAGACATTGTCATGCAATGAAGAAGTGAATACAGTTATTTTTAACGTCCGAGATGACTATGCAACTTtcggaaaaagagaagaaattaaaaatcaaggattctttcaatttttataagtggaaggaaaaaaaagaaaaagcaagtcgTACCAAGTTGAAAGTGCTAATCAAATGGTCCTGAGAGATAAATTTGTTGGCGTAGACACCATACGTGGAAGAAAGGCAACGTTAGCGACTTTTTTGGTATCATGTTCGCACCTGAAAAGGACTTACCAGGACCGATGCTTGCTTGGATTTTTCTCTGTCGTAGAAATTTTAGTGTTGCTGTTACTTTCTCGCTTAACCCACAAGCACTTCTCCTTTTCGGAATTTTGGATGCCCCCGCTGATGCAAAAGAACTTTGCCATTGAAAGGGACCACATCAGCGACGTGACTCAATTATTTAGCCGAAGCCCGTCTTTATCTCTTTTAGATGTCGGGTAGCGTTTGTGCGTGAGAGAGAAGATTTATAACATTTTAGCATATTATTTTCCTGTGGTATCATCTCAACAAATCATATCAAACACAAATACAGATAGTCAATGATAATTTACTAAAGTTAGTGATCAGATCGGCATTTTCATTCCCGATTTTACCAAGGACTCTCGTACCGATCTAAATTTAGTATTTCGAGGTACCTGATTgaataaaaagcaaaagtacaGATACTCGCGGTACTCCAATCTACAAATCTGGCAAAACCTGCAAGAACCAAAAGCTACTCTAGTGCTGTTTCTCTAATGTAAGTTCCTGGGTCCCTTCGCTTCTTTCTAATCTTGCTCGTGTCAGTCAGGACTCTGTACATCCCCCCGTTCTTCCCAAAACCAATGCGATCAGAAATCGCATCTATTGCGACGACAATGCCATGGAATTGAAATTGGACCTAAAATTGGAACAAGACAATTGCATCGTCGACAGCGACGGGCTGAACCCCAACCTCGAACCCCCGAAGTCGAACTCCAGCAGCACGTCCTCCAGCTGATGCCCTCCCAACACCACCGAGCTCCCCAGCCGGTCGCCGCCGTCCACGACCCCCAAGCACGTCGCCTCGTCGCTGACCCTCACCATCGAGCTCGACCCGCCAATCCTCCACCTCACCATCTCGCTCTGCAGCACCAGGTCGATCGCCGGCACGTCGGGCCCGGCCGCCGTCGCGCCGACGCTCCTCGGGTCGAAGCACACCCCGAACGGCGCCACCGCCGGGACGCTGGCCATccccatggccgaggccgcccCCGCGAAGGCCTCGGCCAAGGCGGAGTAGATCGGGCTCGCCACGGCGGTGTACGGGATCTCGGCACTGAGCTGGATCAAGTACGGCGACGAGGAGTTGAGGGGGAGCCGCTTGCCGTTGATCTTGATGGAGGTGAGGTTGATGAGGTAGTCCGAGGCTCGCGGCGATCTGGCGGTCGCGAGGGGCGTCGCGAGGGGCGTGTAGGTCAGGGACTTGGAGATGTCGGCGTCGAGGTGGGAGAAGAACGGCCCGTCGCCGGCGACGATGACGCCCTCCGACGCCGATAGGCACGCGAAGAACCTCCGGCGGACGCCGAACGCCGTCGCCACCTGCGACGGCAGCGAAATCCGGCTCCGTCCCAAGCCCAACGTCACTCCAACTCCGCTCGCTCCGAATCCCGGCGCCGCGCGCGCGCAGGAGATCAGGAACCGGTCGACGGCCGCGACCGACCTCTCCCCCGACCCGTCCACGGAATCGACGGCCAGAGCTCCCTCCCCGAGCACCCCGGCCTCACCGCCCTCCGCCCTTACGCCGCAGACGGAGGAGGGCCCGCTCGGGCAGGCGCGGCGGAGCCCGGAAGCGTCGGAGGTCGCGGCCAGGCACTGGATCGAGCGGCAGGGGACGCGGCGGACGGAGGAGCCCGAGGAGGGGGCGGAGCAGTCGAGCCAGAGAGACGGGCCGCCGAGATCCACGGCGAGCTCGAGGGGGTCGAGGGAAGGGCCGTGGTAGACGGTGGCCACGTACCGGAGCGTGGAGGCGTCCCTGGCCAAGGGGAGGACGAGGGTGCGGGCGCGCGAGGGGTGCACCAAGCACGAGAAGCAGCAGAGGAGCAGCAGAAGGTGCCGAGGCAGAGACGCCATGAAagcgcgcagagagagagagagaaaacgaagaagaggaagagagagaaagtgcgGCGGCGGGTGGTGGTTGGAGGTGGCGGAGATTCGCCGCGGCTCTTGAGGAACTGAAGGGACGGGTGGAAGCGGATAAGGCAAAAGCGGATTTATCGGAAGAATTTCGTGCGTTGGCTGACCAGGATCCTCGTCCGGGGGGGACTGTTTTGTAGTTTCATCTATTCTCGAGGGccggaaaataaatttaaaaataagaaaaggaagtCCGAGCGAAAGTGACTGCTTCTCAACGATGCTTTTGATCTTTTCGATCCGACGGTGGAGGGTGCGCGTAGGAGAATTTGGTGATGCGAATCGACACggcatcatttttttaaattcttgtaGCGGCGTGAAAAGCGTGCGTCGCTTTACGTCTCGATACAAAGAATGGACATTTACTGTCGAAATTACAAATTGGACATTTACTGTCGAAATTACAAATTTGCACCTCGAGTATTAAGGTTTGGCTCCACTTTGCAACCTTGCGGTTAACTCTCACCAAGCAGCTTTTAGCGAGTTCTAACAATTACAAAGACTAGAACCTAAATAAGTCCGAAAACTGTTTCTTCTTAAATATATAATGTAAAATTCGGAGGTATTTTCTCATAGGTGGGGAAGATAAAAATTTGCCTAAGAGTAAGGGGGATTATTGGGAGGTAAGGTAGACTTTCCcgtctttttctttgagaaaagcTACCATAAAGTAGAAAAGTATAGTAGTTTACCGCATTTAGAGTgaaagagtagaaattgaaagGGCTCCTATTGAGTCAACCTATGTTTGCATAATGCCTAATAACCAACTTATCAGCCCAATACCTTATGGTTATAAGATATCATGCAAATTCTAACGCTTACAAAGATTATAGCAAAACACCAACTTAAATCTAATTTGAATTAATATAGAGTCAAATCTTTCCGCTAGAATTGTAAGGGGTCATTTCTAGAACATCCATTTTGTCTGTATCATGTACTATTTATGTAAAATGAAGCTTCTAATCTTTTCGCGAACTTTTGTTATGTGAGCCGTTCACCTTATATAAACATGTTCTTGTAGGTCGATTGATGTATTCATGTGTTATATAAAACCATCACCTTCTATTCATCCATCCAAGCTTTAACAAAATCTCGTTCTACAGCTTGTGCTcgttttacaaagatccttcCAAGCGTGGACACGTTTCTTATTCAATAAGAAGTTCTTCTTTTGCAAAGCAAAAGCTTTTCCATGCTTTAGATGTCACGTTGTAAACATTATTTGCATATGGCTTTTGTATAAGAAGTTTGTGCATTCCACACACTCAAAAACGTAGCTTTTCATTATTATATCATCTTTAAAACATTGTGACGGATTTTCTCAACAATTTATTCAACATATCTATCTATGCAAATCAAACTACAAATACACATAGAAGTAGAATTGTGCGCACATAGACCACAAGATTGGGGATAAAAGCTTGTCAATGAATGTTTACTTTCCTTGTCTGTTTGCCCCCATTTCAATCTATAGACATTATAATTAGAAAGTAGGAATGCAAGAGCGCGACAGGCAAAAGTATAAAATTGGCCCAAGagcccaaattcaattttatatgatttttatattggaGGCAAAAAGTGGGGTATTTTTGTTGtgtatttttatcatttgacaTAACATCTTGGTTCACATTTTTCAAGTATGTCATCTAAAATTGGCAACTTCATATAACTTATAGACTTGTAGCATCTCATTTATCTCAATATAAATCAATTGAGATACCCAAAATTAAATGCGGACATAATAAGTTCAAAATGagttttgtttatatttttcaattcaatagaATCACATATCCTGCTCGTTTTGACTTAAATTGGCAATTTCAtataacttttagaaaaaacaATGTATGCGAATTTCTTTTTATGCTATACTTGTTGAAGTTCAATTTTCTCAATGCATTTTTAACTCTATTACTATCCTTAATATAATTAACAATTTCTTTCTATTGCACTTTATGTTCGACAGTTTATTGTCAATTCTTAATTTCGGTTattatattttaacaaattCACTTTGTTACCTAGTCTCTCATTTCTCTTCAGAAAAATATTGCCGTGGGCTTTCTCGTGAGATGATGACACAAAGCCGCTAGGCTAATAAAACCAAACGCAAAGCCCAGGGCGAACAGGATGCCGCCACGTGTCCAGATGCCGAAGAAGCTGATTGGCCAACACGACGTCGACGAACCTGAGGAGGAATGAAGTCCAGATCCATTCCTCCTCCCTCGCCGTAACATCTCGAGCCCGTCCCCTTCGGCGGTGGTTCGTTCGATTCCCGTGACTTCTCGATCCGACGGTGGAGGGGCGCGCACAACGCGCGTTGCATCGGACCCGTTCACGGCGACCTATCAATTGGGTCCCACCGTTTACTTTCGGAAGTTACGAGTTTGCACCTCACGTGGTTCACGAAttgccattttctcttttcagaTATAACCCTGCATTCGTAAAGTTTGCAAATTAAGGCACATCAAATGAGGAAAACTCATCTTTGGCTTCTAAAAAAGATTATGGCCAATCCCTTTTGGACgtcccttctttctttctctttttctccttgcaTCATGTATTTCAATATGCAACCACTTAATTTGATTTATTGCTCGACTCACGTCCAAGAAAATTGTCGCGATGTTTACATTGAGtatccaaaattgaaaattcattcaTGTGGAGTGAAATAGAGAGGCAAACTAAAAGTGTGGTAATGTTAGTTATGAATTGGACTTGGCACATAAAGTAAGAAATGGGGAATTGCTCGTCTTGGGAAAGTTGAAACTTTTTTCACAAATACGTGATCGATAGTGCATAGAAAGTACAGTAGCACTGTAGAAATGTATGCAGTTCTGTAGAATCACAATTATAtatcaaacaaaaattaaaagattttaaatGATAGGAGAAACGCAAATCAAACTTATAGTGATTTGACACTTCATTTAGCCTACTTCACTCTCTTAATTCTAACAATCTCAACAAATCTGGAGCTTGAGAAATAATGGATATTGCCTCTACTTGTAGTTGGAGTCCCTTCTATATATTCGAGCACCTCTCACCACACACTGTCCCTCTCATTTCAAAGTAAATATTTTCACCTTCTGTAGAGGAGTACAATAAAAATCACTCTATTTGCACAAAGTAAACAAGAAAGTTCAATGCAACATAAGCTTCTTGAATGTCACAAAACTTTGAAATGTTTCTAAAAACTTCCGagcttcaaaatatcatttgtAAGCTTCATTAGGCCAAGTTATCGGTTGTATGACCTTTAACCATTAGAAGGTCCTTCTTGAAGCATTAATGGCCATTTCCCAAAGTAAACCGCATTGCTTCTGTCCGACATCTTTTCTACTTATCTAAGAACGGCAAAACAAGTCTGATTCAACCCAGGTTGCTTTTAGCAGATTTCAACAATTGATGACATTTGTAAAGCACAAACTTGAGTCCAATTCAATTTGATAAAGAGCTAAATCTTGCCACCAAAGTTGTAGAGGCTCGTACACACAACCACCCACTTCGTTTGTAGCATGAATCATTTCTGCATGAGTCCGCCTCGATTTTTCATGAGTTTATCTTATATGGTCAATTCACTTTCTCTAAATGGATTCTTTCAAGCAAATTGACGTCCTCATCTCGATATGGATATTAACATTCTTCAATTCGAATTCGGAAATCTATCTCGAGTCTCTAACCATTCGAATTTGCATGCCTTCGAATAACCCTAACAGATTTGGATGTTTAACTCAAATTTGATATGCTTTATCTCCATTAAGAAAGCCAACTAAAATCAATGATTGGATTGATtacaaatctttgaattttgaacatcaaataGGATTCTCCATCAAGCTACCCATGACCATATGCAAAAATGACATGCTATGttaacttttttcctttttcttctcattctttttccttattcttttgtcgggaataaatattaaaaaatttaaaaattttctaagaaCTCTGTAAATGCTCAAGATCGTGCCAACCAAAGCGAAGACGAAGTAGAATATTAGTTCAATTGCGGGCTCAAAAGTCTAAGTATAGACAGCACTTCAATTTTATATACCCACTTCGAAACTTCAACATTTTATAACACTTCCAAAATTTTCCCTTATTCCTCGGCTGGGAAgtttttcttgatcttttttattttgtgggtGTCTTCTCAGTTGGTGATGCTCGATGCTCAGATTGTGTTGGATGACGAAATGGGCAAGGAGAGCTgcaaagaagaagggaaggTGGCGTAGACGATGAGgacaaggaagaagaggaagagaaagctCAGGAGATGACCCTAGTGTTGACGACGAGATGGGTCTTG
The nucleotide sequence above comes from Eucalyptus grandis isolate ANBG69807.140 chromosome 2, ASM1654582v1, whole genome shotgun sequence. Encoded proteins:
- the LOC104428645 gene encoding probable aspartic proteinase GIP2 yields the protein MASLPRHLLLLLCCFSCLVHPSRARTLVLPLARDASTLRYVATVYHGPSLDPLELAVDLGGPSLWLDCSAPSSGSSVRRVPCRSIQCLAATSDASGLRRACPSGPSSVCGVRAEGGEAGVLGEGALAVDSVDGSGERSVAAVDRFLISCARAAPGFGASGVGVTLGLGRSRISLPSQVATAFGVRRRFFACLSASEGVIVAGDGPFFSHLDADISKSLTYTPLATPLATARSPRASDYLINLTSIKINGKRLPLNSSSPYLIQLSAEIPYTAVASPIYSALAEAFAGAASAMGMASVPAVAPFGVCFDPRSVGATAAGPDVPAIDLVLQSEMVRWRIGGSSSMVRVSDEATCLGVVDGGDRLGSSVVLGGHQLEDVLLEFDFGGSRLGFSPSLSTMQLSCSNFRSNFNSMALSSQ